From Virgibacillus natechei, the proteins below share one genomic window:
- a CDS encoding ABC transporter permease: MRDKNIQPILPLGINSWITVYDIDFGVHSWVEEFVKDRSTKYSSSALYFLHHFFQMLFGLIGPVFFLLLLGDTVTKEGLGRNGPIHLLRTQPIHRYKILLSKLFAGLAATVLVLLGTSLFAILIGTIFDRFGSWDYPVLIYGHTALWKWAYF; this comes from the coding sequence ATGCGGGATAAAAATATTCAGCCTATTCTCCCACTTGGCATTAATTCATGGATTACGGTTTATGATATTGACTTTGGAGTTCATTCTTGGGTAGAGGAGTTTGTTAAAGACCGAAGTACAAAGTATTCCTCTTCAGCTCTTTATTTCCTGCATCATTTCTTCCAGATGCTATTTGGCCTCATTGGTCCAGTATTTTTCCTTTTACTATTAGGCGATACAGTTACGAAAGAAGGATTGGGGAGAAATGGCCCGATTCACCTATTAAGAACTCAGCCAATTCATCGATATAAAATTTTACTAAGCAAATTATTCGCAGGCTTGGCTGCTACTGTTTTGGTTCTCCTCGGCACAAGCTTATTCGCTATATTGATAGGTACGATATTTGACCGATTTGGAAGTTGGGATTATCCAGTGTTAATTTATGGGCATACAGCTTTATGGAAATGGGCGTATTTCTGA